The genomic stretch ACGGCGGCCGCGCGGTGGCCAACGCGCCCCGGGCGCCGATCGCGGACCTGGACAGCCTGCCGTTCCCGGCCTACGAGAAGCTGGCCGGCTTCCCCGAGGGCTACAACCTGCCCCTGTTCAGCTTCGTCCAGGCCCCCGGGGCCACCATGGTCACCAGCCGCGGCTGCCCCTACCAGTGCTCGTACTGCGACCGCTCGGTCTTCAAGCAGGGTTTCCGCTACAACTCCGCCGACTACGTCTACGCCCACATGCAGCACCTGCGCACGCGCTTCGGCGTGCGCCACGTCAACATCTACGACGACCTCTTCACGCTGAACCGCAAGCGCATTGCGGCGCTCTGCGAACTGCTGAGCGCGCGGCCCCTGGGGATGCAGTTCAACTGCGCCGTGCGCGTGGGCCACGCCGACGACGAGCTGCTGGCGATGCTCAGGCGGGCCGGCTGCCTGATGGTCTCGCTGGGCATCGAGACCGCCGACCCGGACCTGCTGGCGCAGCACAAGCCCGGCGTCTACCTCGAGGAAGTCCGGGAGACGGTCCGGCGCATCCAGGCCGCTGGTCTGCGCGCCAAGGGCCTCTTCATGATGGGACTGCCCGGCGAGACCGTGGCCTCGATACGCACGACCAGCGATTTCGTCATCTCCCTGGGCCTGGACGACATGAACATGGCCAAGTTCACCCCGTTTCACGGCGCGCCGCTGTGGAAGACGATCCGGGAGGAGGG from bacterium encodes the following:
- a CDS encoding radical SAM protein, producing MKIVLVHPAGSNWVPGKKDVAAVANRMAPLGLLSIAAYLEREGHAVTVIDCLGPHPAGAQETARRILACGPDLVGFSATTSGFLDGHDLAGRLKEARPDLPIVFGGVHISALGAPLLDDYAHIDYLCMGEGERTLAELAGGRPPAEIDGLAWRDGGRAVANAPRAPIADLDSLPFPAYEKLAGFPEGYNLPLFSFVQAPGATMVTSRGCPYQCSYCDRSVFKQGFRYNSADYVYAHMQHLRTRFGVRHVNIYDDLFTLNRKRIAALCELLSARPLGMQFNCAVRVGHADDELLAMLRRAGCLMVSLGIETADPDLLAQHKPGVYLEEVRETVRRIQAAGLRAKGLFMMGLPGETVASIRTTSDFVISLGLDDMNMAKFTPFHGAPLWKTIREEGRLDEDWRRMNCLNFVFVPRSIDSRETLDQLYNTHVKRFYSDRAWRRRFRRRLWQHRRSLWHLLRHLPDFLSAMRTFEP